The Bemisia tabaci chromosome 8, PGI_BMITA_v3 genome has a segment encoding these proteins:
- the sni gene encoding C-signal, producing MKSVLITGCNRGIGLGLVKHLVALQSPPKNIFATCRNPNQAQELKQIAENNQNVHIIQIDLRNTGDYDEIFNYVKEKVSGEGLNVLINSAGISSKFTRIGMVKQTDLEDHFLINTIAPIMLTQKLVPLLKEASAKNSDKPVGTSRAAIINISSVLGGMGANTEGGFYPYRTSKAALNAATKSMSVDLKSDKILALALHPGWLKTAMGGPNAPLTVDAAMPVLISFLQKLDETHNGGFYSYEGKKMLW from the exons atgaaatctGTACTGATCACAGGTTGTAACAGGGGGATTGGACTGGGTCTCGTGAAGCATTTGGTCGCCTTACAATCGCCGCCGAAGAATATTTTCGCTACTTGTCGAAATCCTAACCAAGCTCAG gAGTTGAAGCAAATTGCTGAGAACAATCAGAATGTTCACATCATTCAAATTG ATTTAAGAAACACTGGAGACTATGATGAGATTTTCAATTATGTTAAAGAGAAGGTCTCAGGGGAAGGCTTGAATGTTTTAATAAACAGTGCTGGTATATCTTCCAAGTTCACAAGGATTGGGATGGTGAAGCAAACTGACTTGGAAGACCATTTCCTTATCAACACAATAGCACCTATTATGTTAACACAA AAACTTGTTCCATTATTAAAAGAAGCCTCAGCGAAGAACAGTGACAAACCAGTGGGGACTAGTCGAGCAGCGATCATCAATATTAGTTCAGTTTTGGGTGGAATGGGAGCGAATACTGAGGGAGGTTTCTACCCATATCGTACGAGCAAG GCCGCTCTCAACGCAGCAACTAAGTCAATGAGTGTTGACTTGAAGTCTGATAAGATACTTGCATTGGCTCTCCACCCTGGATGGTTGAAAACTGCAATGGGAGGGCCTAATGCACCTCTTACAGTCGATGCTGCAATGCCAGTTTTAATcagtttccttcaaaaactGGATGAGACGCACAATGGGGGATTTTATTCttatgaagggaaaaaaatgctTTGGTAA